The following coding sequences lie in one Vespula pensylvanica isolate Volc-1 chromosome 7, ASM1446617v1, whole genome shotgun sequence genomic window:
- the LOC122630567 gene encoding ubiquitin-like-conjugating enzyme ATG10: protein MQTECESNITEMDGPGTISWDEFLANAESFIIVSDQISDGWQLRGNKEVPTEAYLVRQKKHIISNEIDTENSSTVENWSEKLCEDPYEASFRNERPLIIEHHILWSMSYSVPVLYFNGWKSGDLNCN from the exons ATGCAGACGGAGTGTGAGTCAAATATAACGG aGATGGATGGTCCAGGCACGATTTCTTGGGATGAATTTCTTGCAAATGCTGAAAGTTTTATAATAGTCTCAGATCAGATTTCTGATGGATGGCAATTACGTGGTAAcaaa gaAGTTCCTACAGAAGCATACTTAGTACGACAAAAAAAGCatattatttcgaacgaaatcgaCACAGAAAATTCTTCGACAGTTGAGAATTGGAGTGAAAAACTTTGTGAAGATCCTTACGAAGCTTCATTTAGAAACGAAAGGCCTTTGATTATAGAACATCACATTTTATGGTCTATGAGCTATAGCGTACCAGTACTTTATTTTAATGGATGGAAATCAGGTGATCTAAATTGCAATTAA
- the LOC122630565 gene encoding single-stranded DNA-binding protein 3 isoform X1 — protein sequence MYAKGKGSSVPSDAQAREKLALYVYEYLLHVGAQKAAQTFLSEIRWEKNITLGEPPGFLHSWWCVFWDLYCAAPERRDSCEHSSEAKAFHDYGFVNSGYGVNGIAHNAGPAPSPIGQMPPNDGMPGGPMPPAFFPNNSTMRPSPPTHPSSQPSPQHPQPPPPPHSQMMSTQFMGPRYPAGPRPGVRMPQMGNDFNGPPGQPMMPNSMDPTRQGEAGEFVGWQGPPGMNPMNPRMNPPRGPGMGPMGPGSYGPGMRGPPPNSSLGPGGPGGPGMPPMSMAGPAGRQQWQPNTSTPMNYSSSSPGNYGGPPGSTGPPGPGTPIMPSPQDSSNSGGENMYTMMKPVPGGNMPGDFPMTGGPEGGPMGPMGPNTMGPVLNGDGLDGMKNSPANGGPGTPREDSGSGMGDYNLGGFGGPGENDQTESAAILKIKESMQEEAKRFEKDSDHPDYFIQ from the exons ATGTACGCGAAGGGAAAGGGGTCCAGCGTACCATCGGATGCTCAGGCCAGAGAAAA ATTAGCTTTGTATGTTTACGAGTATCTTCTTCATGTCGGCGCACAAAAAGCAGCACAAACATTCCTGTCGGAG ATACGATgggagaaaaatataacgcTTGGAGAACCACCTGGGTTTTTACATTCATGGTGGTG tgtGTTTTGGGATCTATATTGCGCAGCACCAGAACGACGAGATTCGTGTGAACACAGTAGCGAGGCCAAAGCTTTTCATGATTAT GGTTTTGTGAACAGTGGTTATGGTGTTAATGGAATTGCACAT AATGCTGGCCCAGCTCCTTCTCCGATTGGACAGATGCCACCTAATGATGGTATGCCTGGTGGTCCAATGCCTCCAGCATTCTTTCCA AACAACTCGACAATGCGACCATCTCCGCCCACACACCCCTCATCACAGCCATCCCCCCAGCACCCCCAGCCACCCCCGCCCCCACACTCGCAGATGATGTCCACTCAG TTTATGGGCCCAAGGTATCCTGCTGGCCCACGACCAGGAGTACGTATGCCACAAATGGGAAACGATTTTAATGGA ccACCTGGACAACCAATGATGCCAAATAGCATGGATCCTACTAGGCAAG GCGAAGCTGGAGAATTTGTAGGGTGGCAAG gTCCACCAGGAATGAATCCTATGAATCCACGAATGAATCCTCCACGAGGTCCAGGTATGGGTCCAATGGGACCTGGAAGTTATGGTCCTGGAATGCGAGGGCCACCTCCTAACAGTAGTTTAGGTCCTGGTGGTCCAGGAGGTCCTGGTATGCCCCCTATGAGTATGGCAGGACCAGCTGGAAGACAACAGTGGCAACCGAACACATCAACG CCGATGAATTACTCGTCATCATCGCCGGGTAACTACGGAGGTCCACCAGGTTCGACTGGTCCTCCGGGCCCAGGCACGCCAATTATGCCCAGTCCTCAGGACAGCAGTAATAGCGGCggagaaaatatgtataccaTGATGAAACCTGTACCTGGTGGAAACATGCCTGGA GATTTTCCAATGACCGGTGGTCCAGAAGGTGGTCCGATGGGACCTATGGGTCCTAACACAATGGGACCGGTTTTAAATGGCGATGGTCTTGACGGAATGAAGAATAGTCCAGCTAATGGTGGACCAGGAACACCACGAGAAGACAGCGGAAGTGGAATGGGTGACTATAATCTGGGTGGTTTTGGAGGACCTGGAGAGAAT GATCAGACCGAGTCGGCGGCCATCCTCAAGATCAAGGAGAGCATGCAGGAGGAAGCGAAGAGGTTTGAAAAGGACTCGGACCATCCCGATTATTTCATACAATAA
- the LOC122630565 gene encoding single-stranded DNA-binding protein 3 isoform X6, protein MYAKGKGSSVPSDAQAREKLALYVYEYLLHVGAQKAAQTFLSEIRWEKNITLGEPPGFLHSWWCVFWDLYCAAPERRDSCEHSSEAKAFHDYGFVNSGYGVNGIAHNAGPAPSPIGQMPPNDGMPGGPMPPAFFPNNSTMRPSPPTHPSSQPSPQHPQPPPPPHSQMMSTQFMGPRYPAGPRPGVRMPQMGNDFNGPPGQPMMPNSMDPTRQGEAGEFVGWQGPPGMNPMNPRMNPPRGPGMGPMGPGSYGPGMRGPPPNSSLGPGGPGGPGMPPMSMAGPAGRQQWQPNTSTDFPMTGGPEGGPMGPMGPNTMGPVLNGDGLDGMKNSPANGGPGTPREDSGSGMGDYNLGGFGGPGENDQTESAAILKIKESMQEEAKRFEKDSDHPDYFIQ, encoded by the exons ATGTACGCGAAGGGAAAGGGGTCCAGCGTACCATCGGATGCTCAGGCCAGAGAAAA ATTAGCTTTGTATGTTTACGAGTATCTTCTTCATGTCGGCGCACAAAAAGCAGCACAAACATTCCTGTCGGAG ATACGATgggagaaaaatataacgcTTGGAGAACCACCTGGGTTTTTACATTCATGGTGGTG tgtGTTTTGGGATCTATATTGCGCAGCACCAGAACGACGAGATTCGTGTGAACACAGTAGCGAGGCCAAAGCTTTTCATGATTAT GGTTTTGTGAACAGTGGTTATGGTGTTAATGGAATTGCACAT AATGCTGGCCCAGCTCCTTCTCCGATTGGACAGATGCCACCTAATGATGGTATGCCTGGTGGTCCAATGCCTCCAGCATTCTTTCCA AACAACTCGACAATGCGACCATCTCCGCCCACACACCCCTCATCACAGCCATCCCCCCAGCACCCCCAGCCACCCCCGCCCCCACACTCGCAGATGATGTCCACTCAG TTTATGGGCCCAAGGTATCCTGCTGGCCCACGACCAGGAGTACGTATGCCACAAATGGGAAACGATTTTAATGGA ccACCTGGACAACCAATGATGCCAAATAGCATGGATCCTACTAGGCAAG GCGAAGCTGGAGAATTTGTAGGGTGGCAAG gTCCACCAGGAATGAATCCTATGAATCCACGAATGAATCCTCCACGAGGTCCAGGTATGGGTCCAATGGGACCTGGAAGTTATGGTCCTGGAATGCGAGGGCCACCTCCTAACAGTAGTTTAGGTCCTGGTGGTCCAGGAGGTCCTGGTATGCCCCCTATGAGTATGGCAGGACCAGCTGGAAGACAACAGTGGCAACCGAACACATCAACG GATTTTCCAATGACCGGTGGTCCAGAAGGTGGTCCGATGGGACCTATGGGTCCTAACACAATGGGACCGGTTTTAAATGGCGATGGTCTTGACGGAATGAAGAATAGTCCAGCTAATGGTGGACCAGGAACACCACGAGAAGACAGCGGAAGTGGAATGGGTGACTATAATCTGGGTGGTTTTGGAGGACCTGGAGAGAAT GATCAGACCGAGTCGGCGGCCATCCTCAAGATCAAGGAGAGCATGCAGGAGGAAGCGAAGAGGTTTGAAAAGGACTCGGACCATCCCGATTATTTCATACAATAA
- the LOC122630565 gene encoding single-stranded DNA-binding protein 3 isoform X3: protein MYAKGKGSSVPSDAQAREKLALYVYEYLLHVGAQKAAQTFLSEIRWEKNITLGEPPGFLHSWWCVFWDLYCAAPERRDSCEHSSEAKAFHDYGFVNSGYGVNGIAHNAGPAPSPIGQMPPNDGMPGGPMPPAFFPNNSTMRPSPPTHPSSQPSPQHPQPPPPPHSQMMSTQFMGPRYPAGPRPGVRMPQMGNDFNGPPGQPMMPNSMDPTRQGEAGEFVGWQGPPGMNPMNPRMNPPRGPGMGPMGPGSYGPGMRGPPPNSSLGPGGPGGPGMPPMSMAGPAGRQQWQPNTSTPMNYSSSSPGNYGGPPGSTGPPGPGTPIMPSPQDSSNSGGENMYTMMKPVPGGNMPGDFPMTGGPEGGPMGPMGPNTMGPVLNGDGLDGMKNSPANGGPGTPREDSGSGMGDYNLGGFGGPGENFF from the exons ATGTACGCGAAGGGAAAGGGGTCCAGCGTACCATCGGATGCTCAGGCCAGAGAAAA ATTAGCTTTGTATGTTTACGAGTATCTTCTTCATGTCGGCGCACAAAAAGCAGCACAAACATTCCTGTCGGAG ATACGATgggagaaaaatataacgcTTGGAGAACCACCTGGGTTTTTACATTCATGGTGGTG tgtGTTTTGGGATCTATATTGCGCAGCACCAGAACGACGAGATTCGTGTGAACACAGTAGCGAGGCCAAAGCTTTTCATGATTAT GGTTTTGTGAACAGTGGTTATGGTGTTAATGGAATTGCACAT AATGCTGGCCCAGCTCCTTCTCCGATTGGACAGATGCCACCTAATGATGGTATGCCTGGTGGTCCAATGCCTCCAGCATTCTTTCCA AACAACTCGACAATGCGACCATCTCCGCCCACACACCCCTCATCACAGCCATCCCCCCAGCACCCCCAGCCACCCCCGCCCCCACACTCGCAGATGATGTCCACTCAG TTTATGGGCCCAAGGTATCCTGCTGGCCCACGACCAGGAGTACGTATGCCACAAATGGGAAACGATTTTAATGGA ccACCTGGACAACCAATGATGCCAAATAGCATGGATCCTACTAGGCAAG GCGAAGCTGGAGAATTTGTAGGGTGGCAAG gTCCACCAGGAATGAATCCTATGAATCCACGAATGAATCCTCCACGAGGTCCAGGTATGGGTCCAATGGGACCTGGAAGTTATGGTCCTGGAATGCGAGGGCCACCTCCTAACAGTAGTTTAGGTCCTGGTGGTCCAGGAGGTCCTGGTATGCCCCCTATGAGTATGGCAGGACCAGCTGGAAGACAACAGTGGCAACCGAACACATCAACG CCGATGAATTACTCGTCATCATCGCCGGGTAACTACGGAGGTCCACCAGGTTCGACTGGTCCTCCGGGCCCAGGCACGCCAATTATGCCCAGTCCTCAGGACAGCAGTAATAGCGGCggagaaaatatgtataccaTGATGAAACCTGTACCTGGTGGAAACATGCCTGGA GATTTTCCAATGACCGGTGGTCCAGAAGGTGGTCCGATGGGACCTATGGGTCCTAACACAATGGGACCGGTTTTAAATGGCGATGGTCTTGACGGAATGAAGAATAGTCCAGCTAATGGTGGACCAGGAACACCACGAGAAGACAGCGGAAGTGGAATGGGTGACTATAATCTGGGTGGTTTTGGAGGACCTGGAGAGAAT tttttttaa
- the LOC122630565 gene encoding single-stranded DNA-binding protein 3 isoform X2, with protein sequence MYAKGKGSSVPSDAQAREKLALYVYEYLLHVGAQKAAQTFLSEIRWEKNITLGEPPGFLHSWWCVFWDLYCAAPERRDSCEHSSEAKAFHDYGFVNSGYGVNGIAHNAGPAPSPIGQMPPNDGMPGGPMPPAFFPNNSTMRPSPPTHPSSQPSPQHPQPPPPPHSQMMSTQFMGPRYPAGPRPGVRMPQMGNDFNGPPGQPMMPNSMDPTRQGPPGMNPMNPRMNPPRGPGMGPMGPGSYGPGMRGPPPNSSLGPGGPGGPGMPPMSMAGPAGRQQWQPNTSTPMNYSSSSPGNYGGPPGSTGPPGPGTPIMPSPQDSSNSGGENMYTMMKPVPGGNMPGDFPMTGGPEGGPMGPMGPNTMGPVLNGDGLDGMKNSPANGGPGTPREDSGSGMGDYNLGGFGGPGENDQTESAAILKIKESMQEEAKRFEKDSDHPDYFIQ encoded by the exons ATGTACGCGAAGGGAAAGGGGTCCAGCGTACCATCGGATGCTCAGGCCAGAGAAAA ATTAGCTTTGTATGTTTACGAGTATCTTCTTCATGTCGGCGCACAAAAAGCAGCACAAACATTCCTGTCGGAG ATACGATgggagaaaaatataacgcTTGGAGAACCACCTGGGTTTTTACATTCATGGTGGTG tgtGTTTTGGGATCTATATTGCGCAGCACCAGAACGACGAGATTCGTGTGAACACAGTAGCGAGGCCAAAGCTTTTCATGATTAT GGTTTTGTGAACAGTGGTTATGGTGTTAATGGAATTGCACAT AATGCTGGCCCAGCTCCTTCTCCGATTGGACAGATGCCACCTAATGATGGTATGCCTGGTGGTCCAATGCCTCCAGCATTCTTTCCA AACAACTCGACAATGCGACCATCTCCGCCCACACACCCCTCATCACAGCCATCCCCCCAGCACCCCCAGCCACCCCCGCCCCCACACTCGCAGATGATGTCCACTCAG TTTATGGGCCCAAGGTATCCTGCTGGCCCACGACCAGGAGTACGTATGCCACAAATGGGAAACGATTTTAATGGA ccACCTGGACAACCAATGATGCCAAATAGCATGGATCCTACTAGGCAAG gTCCACCAGGAATGAATCCTATGAATCCACGAATGAATCCTCCACGAGGTCCAGGTATGGGTCCAATGGGACCTGGAAGTTATGGTCCTGGAATGCGAGGGCCACCTCCTAACAGTAGTTTAGGTCCTGGTGGTCCAGGAGGTCCTGGTATGCCCCCTATGAGTATGGCAGGACCAGCTGGAAGACAACAGTGGCAACCGAACACATCAACG CCGATGAATTACTCGTCATCATCGCCGGGTAACTACGGAGGTCCACCAGGTTCGACTGGTCCTCCGGGCCCAGGCACGCCAATTATGCCCAGTCCTCAGGACAGCAGTAATAGCGGCggagaaaatatgtataccaTGATGAAACCTGTACCTGGTGGAAACATGCCTGGA GATTTTCCAATGACCGGTGGTCCAGAAGGTGGTCCGATGGGACCTATGGGTCCTAACACAATGGGACCGGTTTTAAATGGCGATGGTCTTGACGGAATGAAGAATAGTCCAGCTAATGGTGGACCAGGAACACCACGAGAAGACAGCGGAAGTGGAATGGGTGACTATAATCTGGGTGGTTTTGGAGGACCTGGAGAGAAT GATCAGACCGAGTCGGCGGCCATCCTCAAGATCAAGGAGAGCATGCAGGAGGAAGCGAAGAGGTTTGAAAAGGACTCGGACCATCCCGATTATTTCATACAATAA
- the LOC122630565 gene encoding single-stranded DNA-binding protein 3 isoform X4 has product MYAKGKGSSVPSDAQAREKLALYVYEYLLHVGAQKAAQTFLSEIRWEKNITLGEPPGFLHSWWCVFWDLYCAAPERRDSCEHSSEAKAFHDYGFVNSGYGVNGIAHNAGPAPSPIGQMPPNDGMPGGPMPPAFFPFMGPRYPAGPRPGVRMPQMGNDFNGPPGQPMMPNSMDPTRQGEAGEFVGWQGPPGMNPMNPRMNPPRGPGMGPMGPGSYGPGMRGPPPNSSLGPGGPGGPGMPPMSMAGPAGRQQWQPNTSTPMNYSSSSPGNYGGPPGSTGPPGPGTPIMPSPQDSSNSGGENMYTMMKPVPGGNMPGDFPMTGGPEGGPMGPMGPNTMGPVLNGDGLDGMKNSPANGGPGTPREDSGSGMGDYNLGGFGGPGENDQTESAAILKIKESMQEEAKRFEKDSDHPDYFIQ; this is encoded by the exons ATGTACGCGAAGGGAAAGGGGTCCAGCGTACCATCGGATGCTCAGGCCAGAGAAAA ATTAGCTTTGTATGTTTACGAGTATCTTCTTCATGTCGGCGCACAAAAAGCAGCACAAACATTCCTGTCGGAG ATACGATgggagaaaaatataacgcTTGGAGAACCACCTGGGTTTTTACATTCATGGTGGTG tgtGTTTTGGGATCTATATTGCGCAGCACCAGAACGACGAGATTCGTGTGAACACAGTAGCGAGGCCAAAGCTTTTCATGATTAT GGTTTTGTGAACAGTGGTTATGGTGTTAATGGAATTGCACAT AATGCTGGCCCAGCTCCTTCTCCGATTGGACAGATGCCACCTAATGATGGTATGCCTGGTGGTCCAATGCCTCCAGCATTCTTTCCA TTTATGGGCCCAAGGTATCCTGCTGGCCCACGACCAGGAGTACGTATGCCACAAATGGGAAACGATTTTAATGGA ccACCTGGACAACCAATGATGCCAAATAGCATGGATCCTACTAGGCAAG GCGAAGCTGGAGAATTTGTAGGGTGGCAAG gTCCACCAGGAATGAATCCTATGAATCCACGAATGAATCCTCCACGAGGTCCAGGTATGGGTCCAATGGGACCTGGAAGTTATGGTCCTGGAATGCGAGGGCCACCTCCTAACAGTAGTTTAGGTCCTGGTGGTCCAGGAGGTCCTGGTATGCCCCCTATGAGTATGGCAGGACCAGCTGGAAGACAACAGTGGCAACCGAACACATCAACG CCGATGAATTACTCGTCATCATCGCCGGGTAACTACGGAGGTCCACCAGGTTCGACTGGTCCTCCGGGCCCAGGCACGCCAATTATGCCCAGTCCTCAGGACAGCAGTAATAGCGGCggagaaaatatgtataccaTGATGAAACCTGTACCTGGTGGAAACATGCCTGGA GATTTTCCAATGACCGGTGGTCCAGAAGGTGGTCCGATGGGACCTATGGGTCCTAACACAATGGGACCGGTTTTAAATGGCGATGGTCTTGACGGAATGAAGAATAGTCCAGCTAATGGTGGACCAGGAACACCACGAGAAGACAGCGGAAGTGGAATGGGTGACTATAATCTGGGTGGTTTTGGAGGACCTGGAGAGAAT GATCAGACCGAGTCGGCGGCCATCCTCAAGATCAAGGAGAGCATGCAGGAGGAAGCGAAGAGGTTTGAAAAGGACTCGGACCATCCCGATTATTTCATACAATAA
- the LOC122630565 gene encoding single-stranded DNA-binding protein 3 isoform X5, with protein MYAKGKGSSVPSDAQAREKLALYVYEYLLHVGAQKAAQTFLSEIRWEKNITLGEPPGFLHSWWCVFWDLYCAAPERRDSCEHSSEAKAFHDYGFVNSGYGVNGIAHNAGPAPSPIGQMPPNDGMPGGPMPPAFFPFMGPRYPAGPRPGVRMPQMGNDFNGPPGQPMMPNSMDPTRQGPPGMNPMNPRMNPPRGPGMGPMGPGSYGPGMRGPPPNSSLGPGGPGGPGMPPMSMAGPAGRQQWQPNTSTPMNYSSSSPGNYGGPPGSTGPPGPGTPIMPSPQDSSNSGGENMYTMMKPVPGGNMPGDFPMTGGPEGGPMGPMGPNTMGPVLNGDGLDGMKNSPANGGPGTPREDSGSGMGDYNLGGFGGPGENDQTESAAILKIKESMQEEAKRFEKDSDHPDYFIQ; from the exons ATGTACGCGAAGGGAAAGGGGTCCAGCGTACCATCGGATGCTCAGGCCAGAGAAAA ATTAGCTTTGTATGTTTACGAGTATCTTCTTCATGTCGGCGCACAAAAAGCAGCACAAACATTCCTGTCGGAG ATACGATgggagaaaaatataacgcTTGGAGAACCACCTGGGTTTTTACATTCATGGTGGTG tgtGTTTTGGGATCTATATTGCGCAGCACCAGAACGACGAGATTCGTGTGAACACAGTAGCGAGGCCAAAGCTTTTCATGATTAT GGTTTTGTGAACAGTGGTTATGGTGTTAATGGAATTGCACAT AATGCTGGCCCAGCTCCTTCTCCGATTGGACAGATGCCACCTAATGATGGTATGCCTGGTGGTCCAATGCCTCCAGCATTCTTTCCA TTTATGGGCCCAAGGTATCCTGCTGGCCCACGACCAGGAGTACGTATGCCACAAATGGGAAACGATTTTAATGGA ccACCTGGACAACCAATGATGCCAAATAGCATGGATCCTACTAGGCAAG gTCCACCAGGAATGAATCCTATGAATCCACGAATGAATCCTCCACGAGGTCCAGGTATGGGTCCAATGGGACCTGGAAGTTATGGTCCTGGAATGCGAGGGCCACCTCCTAACAGTAGTTTAGGTCCTGGTGGTCCAGGAGGTCCTGGTATGCCCCCTATGAGTATGGCAGGACCAGCTGGAAGACAACAGTGGCAACCGAACACATCAACG CCGATGAATTACTCGTCATCATCGCCGGGTAACTACGGAGGTCCACCAGGTTCGACTGGTCCTCCGGGCCCAGGCACGCCAATTATGCCCAGTCCTCAGGACAGCAGTAATAGCGGCggagaaaatatgtataccaTGATGAAACCTGTACCTGGTGGAAACATGCCTGGA GATTTTCCAATGACCGGTGGTCCAGAAGGTGGTCCGATGGGACCTATGGGTCCTAACACAATGGGACCGGTTTTAAATGGCGATGGTCTTGACGGAATGAAGAATAGTCCAGCTAATGGTGGACCAGGAACACCACGAGAAGACAGCGGAAGTGGAATGGGTGACTATAATCTGGGTGGTTTTGGAGGACCTGGAGAGAAT GATCAGACCGAGTCGGCGGCCATCCTCAAGATCAAGGAGAGCATGCAGGAGGAAGCGAAGAGGTTTGAAAAGGACTCGGACCATCCCGATTATTTCATACAATAA